The genomic stretch CGGATATCCCGATCCAGCTCGCGTTCAGGTGCGCCGTATTCCCGTTGATGTGCTGCTTCGTCTCGACCGAGTTGAGCACGCCGTCGAGATGCGTGCCCGCCGGAAGGCTGATGTCGTGGCAGGCCGTGCACGTGGCGTCCGGAGAGATGATTGCGAATCCGATGCTGTCGGCCGGCGCGTGCGGCGCCGTCCCGTTCGTGCCGTGGCCGTTCACGTTGTATCCGTACGTCCCGTCGTCGTAGGGCTTCGGGTTGGTGCCCACGCCGCCCGGGCTGACGCCGTCGCCCATCACGTTGGGGGCGGCCGGGAGCGGCCCCGCTCCGTCGGGATCGTAGCCCACGCCCGTCCAGACACCGTCGCCGTCGCCGTCGCCGTTGTGGCACCCCTCGCAGGCGCTGGCGGCGGCGACATCGGCGGTCGCCGTGGCGCCCGGCGAGAAGTTCAGCGCCGCGTCGTGCGCGAACGCCGCGTAATGGTAGGTGCCCGGGCCAAGCCCGACATCGGCGGCGGCCGTCCCCTGGCCCTGGTAGACGAGCGCGCCGTCGTCGGGGCCGGCCGGGGCCCGGTCGGTCCGCCGCAGCACCCGGACGCCGGCGAAGTCGGCATCCCCGGGGTTCACCCACGAGAGGTTCACGCGGCCGCTGACGCCCGCCGCCGCGAAACCGGTCACCGGCCCCGGCGCCGTGGCGTCCCAGGACGCCTGGCAGCCGTTGCCGCCGGCGACCCACGGCGAGGGGTTCCAGCCGGCGCGCAGCGCGCGCACCCGGTAGTAATAGGTGCTGCCGTTGGCGCGGCCGGCGATCTGGGCGGCAAGCAACCCGCCCGCGTAGACGGCCCGCAGGCCCGCCGTGAACCCCGGGTTCGTCGCTTCCTGCAACTCATAGGTCGCCTCCGGCGTGGACGAGGCGCCCCACGTCACCTGGTAGTCCGGGCCGGAGCTGGCGGCCGGGACCGTTGGTGCGGCGGGCGGGGCGGTCGCGTAGGCGTCGCCCTTGACCAGGATCGAGAACAACCCCTCGCCGGGGTCCGCCGCGAGCGTGCCGCCGACCGCGTCGAGCAGCGCCACCTCCAGCCGACAGGAGGGGGCGGCCACCGCCAGCGCCGGCACCCCCCAGATCCAGGTGCCCGGGTTGCCCGGGACGGTCGCGAGGTCCGTCCACGTCGCGCCGCTGTCCAGGGACAGGCGAAGCCTCACGGAGGACGCGGTGATCCCAGCGCGCGTGACCCAGCGCACCGTCCTGGTGGTGCCACCGTACACCGTGTCGCCGCCCTCGGGGGACGTAAGATCGACGCCGCCGAGGATGCTGAATGTGCCCTGCCCGCTGTCCCTGCCCAGGAGTTGATCGGCGCCGCCGTACAGCTCGACGCGCGCGCGACAGCCGTCGGTGCGATCGTGCGCGGCCGGCACGCGCCAATCGTACGAGCCCGGGTTGCCGCCGATTCTCTTGGCCTGCCAGCTCGCGCCATCGTCGAGCGAGTACGAGAATCGGGTGTAGGCGACCGGCGCTGCCGTCAGGGCCCTCGTCCAGGTCACGTGGAGGGTGCTCCCGCCGACTACTTCAACGCCCTTCTCGGCCGCGGTCAGATCCAGCGGCCCGATGGCGAACGGCGCGTCGCTCACGTCCATGGCCACGACAGCGCCGTCGTTGCGCAACCCCTCCACCTTGATACGCCAGTTCCGGGCGGTGACCTTGTACGTCGACGGCGACGGCGTCCAGGACGCCATGCCGCGCGAGGCCGGCGTCCCGGGCACGACGACGCGCCAGCTCCCGCCGTCCGGGCGAAGCGAGACCCGCACGCTCGCCACGCCCGTGCCGGCCACCCAGCGGATCGTCTGCGCGCGCCCGGTGCCGAGGAATTCGCCGCCGTTGGGCCAGGTCAGGGTCACCTTCGCGGTGCCCGCGGCG from bacterium encodes the following:
- a CDS encoding PKD domain-containing protein — encoded protein: MRPAGIVSTVGAGIVCLLPGILCALLPAGPALAAAGDPPTAVATADPVTMYCPQEVRFDGTGSFHGDPGRRIAAYAWDFHYDGSFTEEASGPTAAATYGELGSFTAALRVTDDGDPAASGLATVAVEVVNRAPVAAAGDPYTVAIGKPLSLSAAGSSDPDAPCGDAIAEYAWDLDDDGKYGDVSGALVKLGWEQVRTRICGGACTAGTQHTVGLRVKDRSGLSTTAAATVAIAAGTAKVTLTWPNGGEFLGTGRAQTIRWVAGTGVASVRVSLRPDGGSWRVVVPGTPASRGMASWTPSPSTYKVTARNWRIKVEGLRNDGAVVAMDVSDAPFAIGPLDLTAAEKGVEVVGGSTLHVTWTRALTAAPVAYTRFSYSLDDGASWQAKRIGGNPGSYDWRVPAAHDRTDGCRARVELYGGADQLLGRDSGQGTFSILGGVDLTSPEGGDTVYGGTTRTVRWVTRAGITASSVRLRLSLDSGATWTDLATVPGNPGTWIWGVPALAVAAPSCRLEVALLDAVGGTLAADPGEGLFSILVKGDAYATAPPAAPTVPAASSGPDYQVTWGASSTPEATYELQEATNPGFTAGLRAVYAGGLLAAQIAGRANGSTYYYRVRALRAGWNPSPWVAGGNGCQASWDATAPGPVTGFAAAGVSGRVNLSWVNPGDADFAGVRVLRRTDRAPAGPDDGALVYQGQGTAAADVGLGPGTYHYAAFAHDAALNFSPGATATADVAAASACEGCHNGDGDGDGVWTGVGYDPDGAGPLPAAPNVMGDGVSPGGVGTNPKPYDDGTYGYNVNGHGTNGTAPHAPADSIGFAIISPDATCTACHDISLPAGTHLDGVLNSVETKQHINGNTAHLNASWIGISAPDWSVQLTLDNRCAYQCHTPANRHRHNKDALPAPGVTRFGAHGSVMDGQGIPYPIDVHLSTNAPGSPADGVTSFD